One Alicyclobacillus acidoterrestris DNA window includes the following coding sequences:
- a CDS encoding IS110 family RNA-guided transposase, translated as MDVVYERCCGLDVHKKMVVACALTPNGKDIRTFSTMTEDLLEMVDWLVEHECTHVAMESTASFWKPIYNLLESANFDVLVVNAKHMKNVPGRKTDVKDAEWIAGLLRHGLLQASYIPNREQRELRELIRYRRSLIDERAREVNRIQKVLEGANIKLSSVASNTLGKSGRAILDAMIHGEEDPKALSELAKGRLKSKKADLQKALHGLIGAHQRMMLAAQLRHIDYLDEEITRLDEEVKERMLPFEEELELVDTIPGVGRRAEQLLAEIGTNMAQFPSVAHLCSWAGLAPGNNESAGKRKSGKTRKGNQKLRTALVEAARAAAITKQTYLSAQYHRIGARRGKNRAAIAVAHSILTIVYYILKRRQPYVELGPTYYETLKRDAIAKQAIRKLKSLGLEVEIKHSA; from the coding sequence ATGGATGTAGTCTATGAACGTTGTTGTGGTCTAGATGTTCATAAGAAGATGGTAGTCGCTTGTGCTCTAACGCCCAATGGCAAAGACATCCGTACATTTTCAACCATGACGGAGGATCTGTTGGAGATGGTTGACTGGTTGGTGGAGCATGAGTGTACTCATGTAGCGATGGAAAGTACTGCTTCATTTTGGAAGCCAATCTACAATCTTCTCGAATCCGCGAATTTCGACGTGCTTGTGGTTAACGCCAAGCATATGAAGAACGTTCCAGGCCGCAAGACAGATGTGAAAGATGCTGAGTGGATTGCCGGGCTCTTGCGGCATGGATTGCTACAAGCTAGCTATATCCCCAACCGTGAACAGCGTGAGTTACGAGAGTTAATTCGCTACCGCCGTAGCCTCATCGATGAGCGAGCACGAGAGGTGAATCGAATTCAGAAGGTACTGGAGGGAGCCAACATCAAGTTGTCTTCGGTCGCCAGTAACACACTGGGGAAATCAGGCCGGGCAATACTGGATGCCATGATTCATGGAGAAGAAGACCCCAAGGCATTGTCCGAGTTAGCGAAAGGCCGATTGAAATCTAAAAAGGCTGATCTGCAAAAGGCACTGCATGGGCTGATAGGGGCCCATCAACGGATGATGCTGGCGGCACAATTGCGTCACATCGATTACCTAGATGAAGAGATTACCCGATTGGATGAAGAGGTTAAGGAACGTATGCTCCCTTTTGAGGAAGAGCTAGAGTTGGTTGACACCATCCCGGGTGTGGGTCGACGAGCAGAACAATTGCTTGCTGAGATTGGGACAAATATGGCTCAATTTCCGTCCGTTGCCCATTTGTGCTCATGGGCGGGGTTGGCTCCAGGAAACAACGAGAGCGCAGGCAAACGAAAATCGGGGAAAACCCGCAAAGGAAACCAAAAGCTAAGAACGGCATTGGTTGAGGCTGCTCGTGCAGCGGCAATCACGAAGCAAACCTATTTGTCTGCCCAGTATCACAGGATTGGGGCCCGTCGAGGGAAAAATCGGGCAGCGATTGCAGTGGCACACAGTATCTTGACCATCGTGTACTACATCTTAAAACGGCGTCAGCCCTACGTTGAACTCGGACCCACCTATTACGAAACACTCAAGCGAGACGCAATCGCCAAGCAAGCAATTCGAAAGCTTAAGTCTCTTGGTCTGGAAGTTGAGATAAAGCATTCGGCTTAG